In Rhipicephalus sanguineus isolate Rsan-2018 chromosome 1, BIME_Rsan_1.4, whole genome shotgun sequence, the DNA window AGGTGGTGAGCTCTCtgggagaaaaataaaaaaaaaataaaaaaaagatgcagATGCAAAGCGCGTATTAGAATCGATGTGAAGAGAAGCTACCGTCATGCGGTTAATTAATGCTGTGTAAAATTAAATGCAGATGTGCATAAGTGTCCTTATTTTCCTTTCATGTAACGCGTAATCTGATGCCACGTTAATGCTCACGCCCTATATATACACTTTTCATAATGAGAGGTATAGCGAAGTAAGTTCGATGGCGCAGAAGTGGAGAGATTGGCGGAAGGAGCATTTGTCTGTGCAATATAAACTCCTATTAAGTTTCGAAATGTACGAACAAGCTCAACTTCCAGCCCTTCTGCAGTATATGCCCTTGCGTCACAATACGAAACATATTTCATGATTCTATATAATGCTTTGTCATGATGGCACATGCCGATTCTCGAGGATCGGCCAGGAATAGGGGAACATATATGTACTAAACGCAGTGGCCCAAGAATGGGGGTGGGCCAAACGTAAGAGATTTCAACCGAAACTCTCCAACATATATCATGTGCTATCTACATCATTAATATACACGTGCATATCGCGTTGGTACAGGTCGACATGCAGTCTTGTACGCCGTTTTTTAACCAGTGCAGTATAGTGTTAAGGATCGCTTGTGACAAATAGCATAATTCTATTAATTCATCTCGGTTACATCAAGTGACGGATATTGCGCTAGAAATACAAATACATAACTGGCTAATTTGGAAAAAGATCACTAATTAGCTTTTAAATTCATTACTTTTTTCAGGCACATATTTCAATTTACAAACTCGTTAATCAGCAGAACGTGACATAAACTAAAAAGCGCAtacgacgaggacagagaagatgcttgagaccaggggcgtagccaggaatttttttcggggtggggggggttcaaccatactttatataggttcgtgcgtgtgtttgtatgtgtgcgtgtatatatacgcaagcaaaactgaaaaattttggggggggggggtttgaaccccccccccccccccttggctacgcccctgcttgagaCACACAGTGCCCGTGAATCTCGAGCCACTTCTCTGGTCTCGTCTTATGTGCTTTTAGTTTCTATCGTGTCTCACCAACATGTCCAAACAGTAACCTTCGCAGAACGTATCCACTTTGAGAGAATTTTCAAGGCGACACCAGTTTGGAAATATTCATTGCCTACGTGTGCGGCGAAATACTTGGGCGTTCAGTTACTTTTGTTATTCAATGCCGAAAACGACTGTACGTACACGCATGGCGGGAGTGATGCTGTTCAGTCGCGGCTCCAGTGGAAGTGGCACTTCAACTTCTTGAAGCCccacttcttttcttcttttaacCTAAATACATTTTTCACATGCACGAACAGGTAAATATCAATTTCGAGAACAATGGCCGAGCCTTTAGTATAAGCAGTAACTTGAGAGTAAGTGGCAACGTTAACAATGTTTATTTATGACGATGTCATGGAAGTAGGAACCAATAATGACTAGAACAGACATCGTTTGCCGCCAAACGATTTACACGGGTGAGATCAGATGTTGTCAGGCTCGTTCTCGTTAATACATTCCGCTGATGAGGTGGTCACCCACCAAGGTTGTGGTGAGAAATTCAAATGAAACTCATTACTGCTGGACGCATGGTTGAAATGAACTCGTGGAGCCACATCGTTCCGTGACGCAGCCGTCACGGCTGCCGGATGCAGCCGTCACGGCAGCGGCCGCCGCGGAAGCTGACCACTCGGTCGACGTCGGTTGGCCTTGTGGAGATGAGCTTCAAACGGCCACAGGTGTGGCACTACGAATAACCGTATCCCGTTAATGTAAGTGCTCACAACGCCCTTGTAAGCGGTGCGCGGAACGCCTGCCTTAAAATCGCTCATGATGTCCAGAGCTTTCGCGATCTCAACGAACTCACTCTCGTTCGCGTAATGTATCCTTGCCGGTGTCTGAGAAACGAGTCCCTTGCCGATGTCCTTGAAAGCGTACACTCTGCTTTCGCTAATCGTCATGTGAAACGCGTCATCATAACGAGTTTGGAGCAAGTAACTTAAGTCCATGCCGCTGAAGCGCACGAAGACATTGTTGAGGTGCACGTCTTTCAAGTACTTGTCAAAGAATTGCCCTTCGCTGACGCCTACGCGGCCGAACGTCCGTGAGCGTGACACTTCGGGCCGGATGCACGCGCGGCCTTTGCGCTGTTCCGGCTGGCGTATCCAGTCATCCCAGAAAGCTTTAGGCCATCGGGGACCAATTTCATTCCATAACTCACGAGTCAAGAGCCACCCTAGGCCCGAGAAAAAGTCTGTGCGGTGCAGCATGTCCGGCTGCAAGGTGATGTGACTTCGCTTCCCGTTATCGTTGTAAGCAGACGCACAAAACAAGGTGGCATCCCTGCGCAGAATGGAGAGCACCGCAGCGAAGTACTCGAAGAAGTCGGGCGCAATGTCCAAGTCGTCCTCAACCACAATGGCGGCGGTGTATTTCAGACGATCAAAAACTTGCGTGAGCGCCCACTTGTAATGTCGCGAGATGC includes these proteins:
- the LOC119382534 gene encoding alpha-1,3-mannosyl-glycoprotein 2-beta-N-acetylglucosaminyltransferase, translated to MNRLHVLLLAGALLWAVVTGIIFLQISQNRLYAALQSQAVALERDVRSQLGSNDEVLDQLKQWKKEIDDAREKPEVIAVLVLACNRVTVTRTLNQVMRYRPSTQRFPVIVSQDGYHNETSEALLLYQRMYNFTLLHQPDQTKLTEGMAAVYNIEGYHRISRHYKWALTQVFDRLKYTAAIVVEDDLDIAPDFFEYFAAVLSILRRDATLFCASAYNDNGKRSHITLQPDMLHRTDFFSGLGWLLTRELWNEIGPRWPKAFWDDWIRQPEQRKGRACIRPEVSRSRTFGRVGVSEGQFFDKYLKDVHLNNVFVRFSGMDLSYLLQTRYDDAFHMTISESRVYAFKDIGKGLVSQTPARIHYANESEFVEIAKALDIMSDFKAGVPRTAYKGVVSTYINGIRLFVVPHLWPFEAHLHKANRRRPSGQLPRRPLP